One Chlamydiota bacterium genomic window, GACTTTCTGATAAGCCATTATAATCATCTACATCATCGTAAGAAGTGCTAAGACCCGCAGTATATCGAGACTCTCCAGTATCCGGCCCAATGGTAGATGGAGAAGTCGTCGGCCCTTGCGATCTATTTTCATCCCATTTTTTAGAAGCAATTTCTTCCATTAAATCCTGAGCCAACTGAGTTGCCAAACTCCGGAGCCTAACTTCACTCAGGCTGCTCTTCCAATTCAAAAAATAATACATCACCCCTGGCATGGCGAGTGCCAGAATGCCAATAGCAACGACGATTTCGATGAGGGTTAATCCATTCTGTTTTTTCATAAACTCCATTATGAAAATCCAAAAATTAAACATCAAAAATCAAAATGACAAATCAAAAATCAAAATTTTTCACAAGACTAGACATAAGACACATTTTGGATTTTAATCTGTCATTTTGCATTTTGATTTTTGGATTTTAAATTTATTACAACTTCACCTAAAGATCCACTTTCTCTAATTCAACTCGATGCCGTATACCCCGTCTCTCTTGTCACCGTCACATTAATCGCTCCATTAAGAACAATCAAACCGTCAGATGTTAAAGCAGTCCCACTCCCATTATAGGGTTTACCTCGAGAATCAAAATAGAGGGTGGAGGTGCTTCCAATACTGGCACTTGATAGAGACACTTCAGAATAGACTCCGGTCCCATACTGGACCGTGTAGGTCCCTTGATTTACTGGATCGGTGAGAGGAGTTGAAGGAGTTCCTGAAAACAAAGTATACGCATTCGTCCCTACATTAAAATCGACACCGCAGCGGGTGGACGTGGACATCGCTAGCGCTTGAACATATTGAATATCCGAAACCAATTTTTGGGCAGCGAGAGGAGGTTGAAAAGAAGA contains:
- a CDS encoding prepilin-type N-terminal cleavage/methylation domain-containing protein; translated protein: MRRVVSFKSDTDSRGFAFTLVELMIVITVIALLALIPLSRGISSFQPPLAAQKLVSDIQYVQALAMSTSTRCGVDFNVGTNAYTLFSGTPSTPLTDPVNQGTYTVQYGTGVYSEVSLSSASIGSTSTLYFDSRGKPYNGSGTALTSDGLIVLNGAINVTVTRETGYTASS
- a CDS encoding type II secretion system protein — encoded protein: MKKQNGLTLIEIVVAIGILALAMPGVMYYFLNWKSSLSEVRLRSLATQLAQDLMEEIASKKWDENRSQGPTTSPSTIGPDTGESRYTAGLSTSYDDVDDYNGLSESPPQNAQGVSLTTFSGFARSVQVIYVNSTDLDTSVTGPTNNKRIQVTVTWNGGSDSVQLVNVFSNR